The following proteins come from a genomic window of Bos mutus isolate GX-2022 chromosome 21, NWIPB_WYAK_1.1, whole genome shotgun sequence:
- the LOC102279357 gene encoding interferon alpha-inducible protein 27, mitochondrial, which yields MEFTKAVLLASNLASKILSAGSLAKVGGAASSSVLAGLPSLGLTLPSSTALAGATSTLGSLVGTLKGSFLLGSPAAALSTLPVGAKAAAAVVGGASTVAAVPMVLSAVGFTSAGITASSLAAKIMSISAIANGGGVAAGSLVATLQSMGASGLCLSSKLLVGIAGSTLVSKLLGL from the exons ATGGAATTCACCAAGGCTGTCCTCTTAGCCTCTAACCTGGCTTCCAAGATACTGTCTGCAGGGAGCCTGGCCAAAGTGGGCGGGGCGGCCTCCAGCAGCGTCTTGGCAGGACTTCCTTCCCTGG GGCTCACTCTGCCATCCAGCACTGCCCTGGCGGGGGCCACGTCTACCCTGGGATCCTTGGTGGGGACGCTGAAAGGCTCCTTCCTGCTCGGATCCCCCGCTGCGGCCCTGAGCACTTTGCCAGTAGGAG CCAAGGCTGCTGCAGCTGTGGTGGGCGGAG CTTCCACCGTGGCGGCTGTGCCCATGGTGCTTAGCGCGGTGGGCTTCACCAGTGCAGGAATCACTGCCTCCTCCTTGGCGGCCAAGATTATGTCAATATCTGCCATCGCCAATGGGGGTGGAGTTGCCGCCGGCAGCCTGGTGGCCACGCTCCAGTCCATGG GAGCAAGTGGACTCTGCCTGTCATCCAAACTGCTGGTGGGCATCGCTGGGTCCACCCTCGTGTCCAAACTTTTGGGCCTGTAA